From a single Populus trichocarpa isolate Nisqually-1 chromosome 17, P.trichocarpa_v4.1, whole genome shotgun sequence genomic region:
- the LOC7496649 gene encoding proteasome subunit beta type-7-B: MAKSCVDLPAKGGFSFDLCKRNAMLSDKGLKLPPFRKTGTTIVGLVFQDGVILGADTRATEGPIVCDKNCEKIHYMAPNIYCCGAGTAADTEAVTDMVSSQLQLHRYHTGRESRVVTALTLLKKHLFNYQGHVSAALVLGGVDCTGPHLHTIYPHGSTDTLPFATMGSGSLAAMAVFESKYKEGLSRDEGIKLVSEAVCSGIFNDLGSGSNVDVCVITKGHKEYLRNHMLPNPRTYVTERGYSFPKKTEVLMTKITPLRERVEVIEGGDAMEEE, translated from the exons ATGGCGAAATCTTGTGTAGATTTACCTGCTAAAGGTGGATTCAGTTTCGATCTTTGCAAAAGAAACGCTATGTTATCAGACAAGGGTCTCAAGCTTCCTCCTTTTAGAAAAACTGGAACTACCATTGTGGGTTTAGTTTTTCAG GATGGTGTCATTCTTGGAGCAGATACAAGAGCGACAGAGGGACCCATAGTTTGTGATAAGAATTGCGAAAAAATACACTATATGGCACCCAACATATATTGCTGTGGAGCAGGAACTGCTGCTGATACAGAAGCAGTAACAG ACATGGTCAGCTCACAGCTGCAATTACATCGTTACCATACTGGTCGAGAGTCGAGGGTTGTTACAGCACTGACTCTTCTTAAGAAGCATCTTTTCAA CTACCAAGGTCATGTCTCGGCTGCTTTGGTTCTTGGCGGGGTTGACTGCACTGGGCCTCATTTACACACT ATATATCCCCATGGGTCAACTGACACTTTGCCATTTGCTACAATGGGTTCTGGTTCTCTTGCTGCAATGGCTGTTTTTGAATCAAAGTACAAAGAAGGCCTTAGT AGAGATGAAGGAATTAAGCTTGTGAGTGAGGCTGTATGCTCTGGCATATTCAATGACTTGGGAAGTGGAAGCAATGTTGATGTTTGTGTTATAACAAAG GGGCACAAGGAATACTTGAGGAACCACATGTTGCCAAATCCTCGTACCTATGTCACTGAACGAGGGTACTCTTTTCCAAAGAAGACCG AGGTTCTCATGACAAAGATTACTCCCCTGAGGGAGAGGGTTGAAGTGATTGAAGGAGGTGATGCAATGGAAGAAGAGTAA